The window TAGGTATCCACGGAGCTCGCGGACTCGCCCACCGTGAAGGCGCCCGCGAGGATTTCCTCTCTCGTGAACACGTGCTCGGGACTCGTGGTCAGCAGCTCCAGCAGCGTGCTCTCCGTCAGGGTCAGCGCGACCCGCGCCCCCGACGGCGCGTACAGAGCCTGCGTGTCGGGCGTGAACGTCCACGCGCCCACCTCGCGGCGGCGTCCCTCGGCTCGGTATCCCCGGACGAGCGCCCGCAGCCGCGCGAGGAGCTCGTCGTAGTCGAAAGGCTTGACGAGGTAGTCGTTGGCTCCCGCATCCAGACCCTGGACACGGTCGGCCACGGCGCCGAGGGCCGTCAAGAGGAGCACGGGAGTCGTGATGCGGGCGGTCCGCACCGCGGTCACGAGAGCGGCGCCGTCGAGTCCGGGCAGTCGCCGGTCCACGAGCATCACGTCGAATCGCGCATTCAGTGCGCGGTCCAGCCCGACCCTCCCGTCGGTGACGTGCTCGACGTCGTATGTCTCCGAGAGCACCTCGACGGTCATGGCGGCGATCTCGGGGTCGTCCTCGACGTACAGGAGCCGGGGTCGGCGCGGCGAGGTGGTCACGCTGTCATTCTGCTCCCCTGATGCTCGCCGGCGGCAGTGCCGCCCCCCCCTCCAAGCGCGAGCTCGACACGCGCGACTGCGCGGGGGCGTACTCTGGCGGCATGCCGATGAAGCCGCCGACGGCCAATATCGATGAGACCCGTGTACACGTGTCGCGACCGAAGAAGGTCGCGGTGGGGGTGCCGGCCGTGCTCCACGCGCTGCAGATCGCGAACGAGCAGATGGGCCTCAAACGATCCGCCGAGACCCTCCTCCGCGTCAATCAGAAGGACGGTTTCGACTGTCCCGGCTGCGCGTGGCCGGAGGAGGACAAGCGCCATGTTGCGGAGTTCTGCGAGAACGGCGCCAAGGCCGTCGCGGAAGAGGCGACCGTGCGCCGCGTCGGGCCGGAGTTCTTCGCCGCGCACTCGATCGAGGACCTGCGCGAGGGCGACGACTGGTGGCTCGGTCAGCAGGGGCGGTTGACGCATCCGATGGTGCTCGACGAGGGCGCGACGCACTACCGTCCGATCTCGTGGGATGCGGCGCTCGAGATGATCGCGGACGAGCTGAGGTCACTGTCGCACCCCGACGAGGCGGTGTTCTACACATCTGGTCGCACCTCGAACGAGGCGGCGTTCCTGTACCAGCTGCTCGTGCGCGGCCTCGGCACCAACAACCTCCCCGACTGCTCGAACATGTGCCACGAGTCGAGCGGCTCGGCGCTGACGGAGACGATCGGCATCGGCAAGGGCACCGTCTCGATCGAGGACGTCCACGAGGCGGACCTGCTGATCGTCGCCGGCCAGAACCCCGGCACCAATCACCCCCGCATGCTGTCCGCCCTCGAGAAGGCGAAGCAGCGCGGCGCGCGCATCATCGCGGTCAATCCGTTGCCCGAGGCGGGCCTCATGCGGTTCGAGAACCCGCAGACCCCGCGCGGCGTCGCCTTCGGGGGCACCAAGCTCGCCGACCGCTTCGTGCAGATCCGCTCGGGCGGAGACCAGGCCCTCTTCCACGCGATCGGTAAGCATCTGCTCGAGGCCCAGGACCGCGACGGCGATGTGCTGGACACCGCCTTCATCAGCGCCCACACGAGTGGATTCGAGTCGTACCGCCGTCAGATGGCGGATGCCGACTGGGCGCAGCTGGAGGAGGCCACCGGCCTCAGCGAGCAGGAGCTGCGCGCCATCGGCGACGAGGTGCGCGCCTCGAAGGCGACGATCGTGTGCTGGGCCATGGGGCTCACGCAGCACAAGCACTCCGTGCCGACGCTGCGCGACGTCGTGAACGTGCTGCTGCTGCAGGGAAACATCGGCCGCCCCGGTGCGGGGGTCTGCCCCGTGCGCGGCCACTCGAACGTGCAGGGAGACCGTACGGTCGGCATCTACGAGAAGCCGGCGGATGCCTTCCTCGACGCCCTCGATCGAGAGTTCTCCTTCGCCGCGCCCCGTGCCCACGGCTTCGACACCGTCGCCGCCATCCGCGCGATGCGCGACGACAAGGTCCGCTTCTTCATGGGGATGGGCGGCAACTTCGTGTCGGCGACGCCCGACACCGCGGTCGTCGAGGCGGGCATGGCGCGCGTGGGGCTCACGGTGCACGTGTCGACCAAGCTGAACCGCTCCCATGTCGTCACCGGTCGACGTGCGCTGATCCTCCCGACGCTCGGACGTACGGACCGCGACCGTCGCGGCGGCCGGGAGCAGCGGGTCACGGTCGAGGACTCGATGGGCGCCGTGCACGCCTCGCGCGGTCGGCTCGCCCCGCCCTCCGACGACATGCTCAGTGAGGTCGCGATCATCGCGCGGCTGTGCGCGCTCGTCTTCGCGGGCGGATCCTCTCCCCAGGATGCGCCGGCCGCCCACGACGGTGACCATGAGCGCACCCTTCCCGAGCACGGGACCGTCGAGCCGGAAGGCCTGGATGCGGCGGGTCTCCACGACCCGGCCAATGTGCCGCAGGCCGACTGGGCCGCTCTCGAGGCGGACTACGCCCTCATCCGCTCGCACATCGAGCGGGTGATCCCCGGGTTCGAGGATTTCGAGAGCCGCATCCAGAAGGGACGCACGTTCTTCCTGCCGAACGGCCCGCGCGACGAGCGCCGGTTCGCGACGATCGACGGGAAGGCCCGTTTCACCGTCAACCCGCTCGAGTACCCGCGCATCCCCGCCGGGCGCCTGCTGCTGCAGACGCTGCGCTCGCACGATCAGTACAACACCACCGTCTACGGCAAGGACGACCGGTACCGCGGGATCCACGGCGGGCGCCGCGTCGTGCTCGTCAACGCCGAAGACATCCGCGAGCTCGGTTTCGTCGACGGGGAGATCGTCGACCTCGTCTCCGAGTGGACGGATGCGGACGGCGGGATGGAGGAGCGTCGCGCCGAGAGCTTCCGCATCGTGTCCTACGACACGCCCCGTCAGAACGCGGCCGCGTACTACCCCGAGACGAACGTGCTCGTGCCCCTGGAGTCGGTCGCCGACGTGAGCGGGACGCCGACCTCGAAGGCGGTCATCGTGCGCCTCGAGCACCGCTGAGCGCGGCATGGGACGACTCACCGAGCGCACGCCGGTCACACGCATCGCCTTCACGGACGAGGGTGTCGCGACGCGCCGTCGTGCCGACACGGTCGTCGTGGAGGAGCCGCTGGAGGTGCGCGTGGGCGGGGAACCGCTCGTCGTGACGATGCGCACCCCGGGTCACGATCTCGAACTGGCCGCCGGTTTCCTCACGGGGGAGGGCGTCATCGCCGCCGGCTCCGACGTCCGCAGCGCGATCCACTGCGGGGGCCCGGGCAGCACCCCGGTCGGTGCGCCACAGAGCGAGAACACCTACAACGTCCTCGACATGGCACTGGCGCCCGGCCGCGAGATCCCCGCCAAGGATGCGGCCCGTAACTTCTACACGACGAGCTCCTGCGGCGTCTGCGGAGCCGCATCCATCGAACAGATCACCAAGGTGTCGCGTTTCGACCTGGCCTCCGACGAGAGCCGTGCACCCGCGCGATGGCTCGCCTCGCTCCCCGACGCGCTGCGCAGCGGCCAGGCGCTGTTCGAGAAGACGGGCGGTCTGCACGCGGCGGCGCTCTTCGACATCGCGACGGGCGAGATGCTCGTCCTGCGTGAGGACGTCGGGCGCCACAACGCGGTCGACAAGGTGATCGGCTGGGCTCTGCTCGCCGACCGGCTGCCGCTGGCGGGCACGGTACTGCAGGTGTCGGGCCGTGCGAGCTTCGAGCTCGTGCAGAAGGCGGTCATGGCGGGCATCCCCTTGCTGGCCGCGGTCTCGGCGCCCTCCTCGCTCGCTGTGGAGCTCGCATCGTCGATGCACCTCACGCTCGTGGGGTTCTCCCGGGGCGCGTCCCTGAACATCTACGCGCATCCCGAGCGCATCGACGTCGAGGCGTGACCCCGCCGCATCCGGATGATGCCGAGCGTAGGCTGACGGGGTGAGCGCATACGTCTCGGCGTTCGAGCTGTTCTCCATCGGTGTCGGACCCTCGAGCTCCCACACCGTCGGGCCGATGCGCGCCGCCGGGGCCTTCGCCGACCGGCTCGCGGATGCGGGCCTGCTGGAGCGCGTGGATCGTGTGCGGTGCGAGCTGTTCGGCTCGCTGGGGGCGACGGGCATCGGGCACGGCACCCCCGACGCGATCGTCGCGGGGCTGGCGGGCCACCGCCCCGACACGGTGGATCCGGAGTTGGTGCGCGGCGCATGGTCCACGATCGGTGACGACACGATCCTCGAGCTCGCCGGCATCCACCCGATCCGCTTCCGCGCCGATGACATCGTGCTCTCGCCCCGCGTCCGTCGTCCGGAGCACCCCAACGCCCTCACGCTGACGGCGTGGGATGCGGCGGGCGAGCCCGTCGCGACGGACACCTACTTCTCGGTCGGCGGCGGCTTCATCCGCCGCGACGGCGAGGCGGCGGGCGTGCCCGCGGCCGTGCCCCACCCGTACGCCAGCGCCGCCCAGTTGCTCGCGCTCTGCGCCGAGACCGGCCTCTCCATCGCGGAGATCGCCCGCCGCAACGAGGAAGCCTGGCGCAGCGAGGACGAGGTGCGCAGTGGACTCGACGCGATCTGGGCCGCGATGAGCGCGTGCATCGCGGCCGGGCTCGCCCACGACGGCGTGCTCCCGGGACAGCTCGGGGTGAAGCGCCGAGCCGGTTCGCTGCGTGCGCAGCTCGAGAGCGCCCAGGCGATCGGCCACCGCGAGCTTCCCGGCGAGTGGCTCGGAGCCTTCGCGCTCGCCGTCAACGAGGAGAACGCGTCGGGAGGGCGGGTGGTGACGGCTCCCACGAACGGGGCAGCCGGCATCCTTCCCGCCGTCGCCATGTACTGGTGGCGGTTCCTCGCGGATGCGGGCGTCGGCCTCGACCGGGCGATCGCCGACGATGAGCGCCCGCGCGGCATCCGGCGGTTCCTGCTGACGGCGACCGCGCTCGGATCGCTGTTCAAAGCGAACGCCTCGATCTCGGGTGCCGAGGGCGGGTGCCAGGCGGAGGTCGGCTCAGCCTGCGCGATGGCGGCGGGCGGTCTCACGGCCGTCATGGGTGGCACCCCCGCGCAGATCGAGAACGCGGCCGAGATCGCGATGGAGCACCATCTGGGTCTCACCTGCGACCCCGTCGGCGGGCTCGTGCAGATCCCGTGCATCGAACGCAACGCCATCGCCGCGGCCACCGCGGTCACCGCCGCCCGGCTCGCGCTGCGCGGAGACGGTTCGCACTACGTCTCGCTCGACACCGTCGTCGAGACGATGCGTCAGACGGGCATCGACATGTCGACGAAGTATAAGGAGACCAGTGAGGGCGGTCTCGCCGTCAACGTCATCGAGTGCTGAGTGGGCGCTCAGTCCCGACGGGGCCGCAGCTTCTGCGTGAGATCCAGCAGGGTGCGCAGCTCGTCGTCGTCGAGGGTCGACATGTGCTCGGCGATCGATCGGCTGTGCACGGCCGCGATGGAGCGGAACAGGCGCGCACCCGTGTCGGTCGCGCGGACGATGGCGCCGCGGCCGTCGTCGGGGTCGGTGCACTTGGAGAGGAGCCCGCGCGCGACCATCCGGTCGACCAGACGCGAGACGCTGGGCTGGCTGATGAGCATGTTGCGCGTCACGTCGCGCAGCCGCGCCGACATGTCGGGCGCGCGCGTGACGGTCAGGAGCACGTCGTACTCGCCCTGCTGCAGGCCGCTCTGCTCGAAATCGGCACCCACCTCAGCGAAGATCTCGTGCTGGGCCCGGAACAGGCTCTCCCAGGCGTCGATGGCCAGGCGGCGGTCGCTCATGCCCGATAGCGTACGCCGTGCCCGGCATAGGCTGGTGCCATGATCGCTGGGGCAATCACGCGCGTCATCGCCGCCGCATCCGCTCTCGCCCTCGCTCTCACAGTGACGGGATTCGCCGCCGCACCGCAGGCGCCCGCGCTCCCGAAGCCCGCCACAATCGTTCAGGCCGGCGTCGACGACTTCGCGTTCCGCAGTCTCGACGTCGACTACACGCTGACCCGCGCGGATGACGGCACCTCCCGGCTGCACGTCGTCGAGCGTTTCGTCGCTGAGTTCCCCGAGACCGATCAGAACCACGGCATGCGCCGCACCATCCCCGACACGTACAACGGTCAGCCGCTGCGGCCCGAGCTCGTCTCCGTCACCGACGAGACGGGCGTGCCCCGGGATGCCGAGGTCGACAGCGACGACGGAACGTGGAGCGTGACCTCGCGCGTGGACGACTTCGTGCACGGCGCACAGACCTATGTCTTCACCTACGACCTGAGCAATGTCACCTGGTACTTCCCCAAGACGGGGACGGAGGAGTTCTACTGGGACGTGAACGGCGTCGACTGGGGGCAGGCTTTCGGCTCCGTCTCCGCGACCCTTCACGTCGATCCCGCGCTCGCAGACTCCCTCACCGGCGCGGCCGCCTGCTACGTGGGTGCGCAGGGGGATGCGACGACGTGCCCGATCACCCTCGACACGGATGCGGCGGCCGCATCCGTGTCGGTGGCGAACATCGCGCCTCGCCAGACGGTCACGCTGTCGGTGGGGTTCGAGCCCGGCACCTTCGTGCTGTTCGACAGCAGCTACTTCGCCTCCGGGTGGGGCTGGGCTCAGAGCGGATCGTTCCTGGCTCTCCTGGGTGCTTTCGCGTGGGCGATCGTCGTCCGGCGCAGGGTACTGCGCGACTCTCCCGGCCGCGGCCTCGTCGTCGCCGAGTACGACCCTCCCGCGGGCGTCACGCCCCTGACGGCTGCCGTGCTGTTGTCCAAGCCCTCGAAGGCCGCGCCCGCGGCACTGCTGGAGCTCGCCGTGCGGGGCGCGATCCGCATCGAAGAGGTGCCGGGCGGATCCCGCGCGCGGCCCAAACTGCGGGCGGTGCTGGTGGATCCGTCTCGCGCCCGCCAGGACGGCGCGGAGTTCATCGAGGGGCTGTTCGGTGAGGACGCGCGGCCAGGTGCTGAGTTCGTGTTCGGCGACCGCAACACGGCGCTCGCTCAGGCCGCGGAGGACATGCGCAGCTGGGCCGGCGCGGAACTGGTCGAGCGCGGCATCTACCGGAGGGTGCGACGCGGGGTTCGTCCTCCGGTCGTCTGGGCGTTGGCCGCCGCGGCGGTGGCGACCGTCGTCACGGGAGCGTTGGCCTTGTCCGCACAGGTGCATCCGGCCGTCCCCCTCACCGCGCTGATCGTCGCAGTGGTGGTCGGGCTCGTCGGGCTGCTGCTGCTCTTCCACCGTCCGCTGAGCCCCAAGGGTGCCGAGACGCGGGAGCAGCTCGCCGGCCTCCGGCTCTTCATCAGCTGGGCGGAGGCCGACCGCATCCGCATGCTGCAGTCGCCCCAGACGGCCGAGCGTCTTCCGGTCGACGCGACGGATGCGGCGGCGGTCCTCGCGATCTACGAACCGCTGCTGCCCTACGCGGTGGTGTTCGGCCTGGAGAAGCAGTGGGCCGCTCAGCTGGCCGTCTACTACGAGAGCGCCGGCGCGCCGGTCTGGTACGCCGGGGCGACCGCCTTCAACGTGAGCGCCTTCACGAGCGGTGTCAGCTCGCTCTCGGCCGCGGCCGTCTCCAGTTCGAGCAGTTCCGGCGGTTCGGCCGGCGGCGGGTCCGCGGGCGGCGGCGGTGGTGGTGGCGGCGGAGGCGGCGTCTGAGCGCTCGGTAGAATGGGGTCGATGTCTTTCGCTCGCGGAGTGCGCCCCTTCCCGGCTGCCCCGCACCCGAAATGACCGACTACGGAGCCTCGACCGGCACGATCCGCGTCCCGGGCCCGGCTCGCGGGGCCCTGCCCTGGATCATCTGGGTCGCCGGCGCCTTCACCTACCTCGTCGCGATCGTGGGTCGCAGCTCGCTCGCCGGCCTCGGCACCGACATGGCGGTGCGCTTCGACGCCGGATCGAGCACGCTCGCCCTGTTCACTACCCTTCAGCTCGCGGTCTACGGCGCCATGCAGATCCCGGCGGGTCTGCTGCTGGATCGCTGGGGTGCCCGCGTCATCGGAACGGTCGGGATGCTGACCATGGCCGGCGGCTCGCTGTGGCTGGCGTTCGCCCCCGACGTGCCCTCCGCGATCCTGGCGCGCCTCTTGACCGGAGCCGGCGACGCACTCATCTTCCCCAGCGTCTTGCGCCTCATCGCACTCTGGCTGCCCGCCAAGCGCGTGCCGGTGCTGCAGCAGATCACCGCACAGTTCGGCCAGCTCGGCCAGGTGCTCAGCGTGGTGCTGCTCACCTCCCTTGCGCACGGCATCGGCTGGGAGAGCGCCTTCGCGGCCGTCGCCGGAGTCTTCGTCGTCTTCGCCGTTCTCGATGCGCTGATCATCCGCGAGCGGGGTCGGCCCGTGGCCGCGGACGGCAGGCCGCGCCCGCGCCAGTTCGCGCTCGTGATCGCGGCGCTGCGCGAGCCGGGCACGCGCCTCGGGTTCTGGATCCACTTCGTCACA is drawn from Microbacterium binotii and contains these coding sequences:
- a CDS encoding response regulator transcription factor gives rise to the protein MTTSPRRPRLLYVEDDPEIAAMTVEVLSETYDVEHVTDGRVGLDRALNARFDVMLVDRRLPGLDGAALVTAVRTARITTPVLLLTALGAVADRVQGLDAGANDYLVKPFDYDELLARLRALVRGYRAEGRRREVGAWTFTPDTQALYAPSGARVALTLTESTLLELLTTSPEHVFTREEILAGAFTVGESASSVDTYVHYIRRKSEPDIIETVRGRGYRAGAPK
- a CDS encoding FdhF/YdeP family oxidoreductase is translated as MPMKPPTANIDETRVHVSRPKKVAVGVPAVLHALQIANEQMGLKRSAETLLRVNQKDGFDCPGCAWPEEDKRHVAEFCENGAKAVAEEATVRRVGPEFFAAHSIEDLREGDDWWLGQQGRLTHPMVLDEGATHYRPISWDAALEMIADELRSLSHPDEAVFYTSGRTSNEAAFLYQLLVRGLGTNNLPDCSNMCHESSGSALTETIGIGKGTVSIEDVHEADLLIVAGQNPGTNHPRMLSALEKAKQRGARIIAVNPLPEAGLMRFENPQTPRGVAFGGTKLADRFVQIRSGGDQALFHAIGKHLLEAQDRDGDVLDTAFISAHTSGFESYRRQMADADWAQLEEATGLSEQELRAIGDEVRASKATIVCWAMGLTQHKHSVPTLRDVVNVLLLQGNIGRPGAGVCPVRGHSNVQGDRTVGIYEKPADAFLDALDREFSFAAPRAHGFDTVAAIRAMRDDKVRFFMGMGGNFVSATPDTAVVEAGMARVGLTVHVSTKLNRSHVVTGRRALILPTLGRTDRDRRGGREQRVTVEDSMGAVHASRGRLAPPSDDMLSEVAIIARLCALVFAGGSSPQDAPAAHDGDHERTLPEHGTVEPEGLDAAGLHDPANVPQADWAALEADYALIRSHIERVIPGFEDFESRIQKGRTFFLPNGPRDERRFATIDGKARFTVNPLEYPRIPAGRLLLQTLRSHDQYNTTVYGKDDRYRGIHGGRRVVLVNAEDIRELGFVDGEIVDLVSEWTDADGGMEERRAESFRIVSYDTPRQNAAAYYPETNVLVPLESVADVSGTPTSKAVIVRLEHR
- the fdhD gene encoding formate dehydrogenase accessory sulfurtransferase FdhD, which gives rise to MGRLTERTPVTRIAFTDEGVATRRRADTVVVEEPLEVRVGGEPLVVTMRTPGHDLELAAGFLTGEGVIAAGSDVRSAIHCGGPGSTPVGAPQSENTYNVLDMALAPGREIPAKDAARNFYTTSSCGVCGAASIEQITKVSRFDLASDESRAPARWLASLPDALRSGQALFEKTGGLHAAALFDIATGEMLVLREDVGRHNAVDKVIGWALLADRLPLAGTVLQVSGRASFELVQKAVMAGIPLLAAVSAPSSLAVELASSMHLTLVGFSRGASLNIYAHPERIDVEA
- a CDS encoding L-serine ammonia-lyase, translating into MSAYVSAFELFSIGVGPSSSHTVGPMRAAGAFADRLADAGLLERVDRVRCELFGSLGATGIGHGTPDAIVAGLAGHRPDTVDPELVRGAWSTIGDDTILELAGIHPIRFRADDIVLSPRVRRPEHPNALTLTAWDAAGEPVATDTYFSVGGGFIRRDGEAAGVPAAVPHPYASAAQLLALCAETGLSIAEIARRNEEAWRSEDEVRSGLDAIWAAMSACIAAGLAHDGVLPGQLGVKRRAGSLRAQLESAQAIGHRELPGEWLGAFALAVNEENASGGRVVTAPTNGAAGILPAVAMYWWRFLADAGVGLDRAIADDERPRGIRRFLLTATALGSLFKANASISGAEGGCQAEVGSACAMAAGGLTAVMGGTPAQIENAAEIAMEHHLGLTCDPVGGLVQIPCIERNAIAAATAVTAARLALRGDGSHYVSLDTVVETMRQTGIDMSTKYKETSEGGLAVNVIEC
- a CDS encoding MarR family winged helix-turn-helix transcriptional regulator, coding for MSDRRLAIDAWESLFRAQHEIFAEVGADFEQSGLQQGEYDVLLTVTRAPDMSARLRDVTRNMLISQPSVSRLVDRMVARGLLSKCTDPDDGRGAIVRATDTGARLFRSIAAVHSRSIAEHMSTLDDDELRTLLDLTQKLRPRRD
- a CDS encoding DUF2207 family protein, coding for MIAGAITRVIAAASALALALTVTGFAAAPQAPALPKPATIVQAGVDDFAFRSLDVDYTLTRADDGTSRLHVVERFVAEFPETDQNHGMRRTIPDTYNGQPLRPELVSVTDETGVPRDAEVDSDDGTWSVTSRVDDFVHGAQTYVFTYDLSNVTWYFPKTGTEEFYWDVNGVDWGQAFGSVSATLHVDPALADSLTGAAACYVGAQGDATTCPITLDTDAAAASVSVANIAPRQTVTLSVGFEPGTFVLFDSSYFASGWGWAQSGSFLALLGAFAWAIVVRRRVLRDSPGRGLVVAEYDPPAGVTPLTAAVLLSKPSKAAPAALLELAVRGAIRIEEVPGGSRARPKLRAVLVDPSRARQDGAEFIEGLFGEDARPGAEFVFGDRNTALAQAAEDMRSWAGAELVERGIYRRVRRGVRPPVVWALAAAAVATVVTGALALSAQVHPAVPLTALIVAVVVGLVGLLLLFHRPLSPKGAETREQLAGLRLFISWAEADRIRMLQSPQTAERLPVDATDAAAVLAIYEPLLPYAVVFGLEKQWAAQLAVYYESAGAPVWYAGATAFNVSAFTSGVSSLSAAAVSSSSSSGGSAGGGSAGGGGGGGGGGGV
- a CDS encoding MFS transporter — protein: MTDYGASTGTIRVPGPARGALPWIIWVAGAFTYLVAIVGRSSLAGLGTDMAVRFDAGSSTLALFTTLQLAVYGAMQIPAGLLLDRWGARVIGTVGMLTMAGGSLWLAFAPDVPSAILARLLTGAGDALIFPSVLRLIALWLPAKRVPVLQQITAQFGQLGQVLSVVLLTSLAHGIGWESAFAAVAGVFVVFAVLDALIIRERGRPVAADGRPRPRQFALVIAALREPGTRLGFWIHFVTPFAGTAFALLWGIPFLMAGEGLSRDAAAGLVTVFVLSGAVFAPLMGMLSAAHPGRRALVALGSVAAQAVALAAVLITPGEAPLWLLVVWVVTLSSGGAASMIAFDVVRRDNPLSRLSTATGVVNMGGFIAALVLVYVIGVVLDLQGADPAAYTRDQLRLAMSATFALWVVGTVGVVIESRARRRAHGAY